Below is a window of Komagataella phaffii GS115 chromosome 1, complete sequence DNA.
AAATGAATTAGTTGATACAAGAATCGATCCATATGCATTAAGGGATTTGCAGCAGgaactggaagaaaaatatttgCGAGTagatcaacttttgaacTGGGTTAACAATGAGAAAACAATAGAGCAGATTGTTCGGAGTAGGAGCATTGGGATGCTACAGGATACTTGTCAACTAGACTCTGATAGTCCATTGGTCAAGCGTATGAATAGCTGTGAGTGAAGGCAAAGGATAGAGGCATAGCTGCGTTTCTTTCTAAACTATCTTTGTATATAAGCTTTTCTCAAATGAGGTACCGTAAGTACTTAGTTCACGGCAGATTTCTTTGTACTTGCGGCAGCAGCAGCTGCTGCAAATTTGTTCTGGTTATTCTGTTGTTTAATGATCACGTTTAATTGAGATGATGTTGAACTATTCGGTACTTGCTTAGACTTGATGTTCAGATTTTTCATGCTTTCGGCAACATTGTTGTTGGGAGATGGCTTTTTTTGTGTGGTGCTAGTTTTCGAACCCTGAATAATATTAGAGGCCGCTTTCTTTCCTACAACTTTAGTACCAtttgaagttttctttgattcttgcttctttttATTTCCGCTACGAATCAAGTCTTTTGCCTTTAAAAGGCTTTCTATCCACGACTTTTCCTTATGAGTACTGAAACCAACTCTCACTCCCGCATTTCCAGGGAACAGCTCTGGTTCAAACGTCCGTATTAATATGAGCTTATTAATGTTACTCAGCTCAGACACCAAATAACCTGTCCGTTGCtgttcatcaaaatcatagTCATAAATCGAAACATTCTTGTTTGTGAGtttgatttcttggaaCGCTTTATAAAATGGGAAAGCTTGCATCATAGATGATGATTGCGGAGTACTCAGCTGAAAATCACAGTTtatttcaaacaaaagAATCCGCGCAAGACTGGTGATGACCATCACGCAGTTCTTCGCATCGTTGTACAGTTTCGTTCTATTCTTCTCAATAATAtcattcaaagttttgtcATCCAACTGAACATCTTCGAACCGCTTGTACACTAACTCAGTTTTGAATATGTTATCAAGTTTAAGAATTGACTCATTTAAGCCTAGTTTTGCCTTGATATCCTTTGGAATATTGTTGTCTAGCAGTATCGGATTAACAAGCGACGAACGCAATTGAGCAGGAGCTCGCACAACTTCTGCTTTTTTCTGAGTAGCTGATGGGCTAGTTCTACTTCGGCCTTTGGATAGTGGGGGAGTCTGCATTTGTTTGGAATTATCAACCATTTGCAAACTGTTCCGTCGCTCCCTAGCTGTGGAGATATTGGGACCtttgttccaattggaGGAGTAACCGCCAAAACCATCTTTAGGACAATGAGGTTGgattggagaagaagaagatgaggatgCCAGGTATGGTATGCCTGAATCTCCGTTATGATGTGCGATAGGAGGAGAGTTCTGAAAGTTCCATTCCATCGCCGAACCTGAGTTCGATGCCACTTTTCGGAGAGCTTTTGACTCAGCTCTTGGTGCCGTTTTGGGAGGAGTTCTCATTGGACTGTTGTATAATGCATTTAGCGTTGTCTGGTGTTTCAAGCTTAGTTCATTGTTCTTTTCGGcaatcttttgagaaagaaccttgttcaaagttttctgaGATGTTCTTTGGGCAATCTGAGTAGAGTGGGGAAACAAAGAAGTGGAGGCTGACCGAATCATAGATTCGGTCTGCTGAAGCTTCTGTTCCTGTTGCTGCTTTAATCTCATTTGAGATGTAGTGGACCTAATTGAATAGATTCGTGGGTTATAGGgttcaagttttggagTGGGTTTTTTCCAAATGCTATTCTTATTATCCCACTGgacattttgaaaccaCTCATGGGATTTGACGTCTTCTATCGTAAATCGATCTTTTGGGTCCAGTACTAAAAGTTTCGAGATTAAATCTTTTATACTCTGAGGAATGAAGTAATTAGGAAAGGAGTAATCCAACGctataattttttcaaatgtaAGGTAATCACTTTTCCCCTTAAATGGGGGTCTTCCAACAATTAATTGGTAAAGAATGCAACCTAGTGCCCACAGGTCGCATTCAAATCCTACGTGGTTGTATTTGAGCAATTCCGGAGAAACGTACTCTGCAGTTCCAACAAACGACCCTTGTCTACTACCAGGAAATGATTCATTTGGAGGGGGGCTGTCGTTTTGATAACTGGATGGATCAGAGTTATTCTCACCCTTGTCGTCGAACACTCTTGCAGCTCCGAAATCAGTTACCATCAGTTTGTATTCgttattcaaaagaacattTTCTGGCTTCAAATCTCTATGAACGACACCCTTGGAGTGTATAAACTCAACCACATCTACGAGTTGGGTTACATAGTAGCCTGCTAGTATCTCGCTGAAGGAACCTAGTCTTGAGATGAGTGACAAGAGTTCTCCGTTGTTGGCATAGTCAATgacaaaaaataatgaaTCCATGTCTTGAAAAGTATAATACAAGGTGACAATTCCAGGATGGTGACCTAATTTGTTGAGAGtgttcttttcaatgttaACATATTTAATCTTattctccttcaaaatctgaTTCTTGGAAACTACCTTGATGGCAAAAACTTTACGAGATTGAACTGAGACTCCCTTGTATACTTTTGAGTAGGATCCTAAACCAATGCATTCACCAAATTCGAAATCTTCGGCGGTCTTCTTAGACATGGTCGAACCAATCAAGGAGGAAGGGACAGCAACTAAAAAAAGATTGGCTTATCTATGCAAAATGATGATATGTTTTTAATCAACGTGAAGAGAACGACAGAGATAAAAAGCGACTCAATGTTGTGTATAGAAAATGCTTGTGGGGCTAgggatttgaagaaaagtaGGAGACTAATAACCTGGTTGAGGAGATATGCGATATGATGATCTGTTAATATGgtaaaagaaaagaatttCCCGATTTGGATATGGAGCGATTTGGTGCAACTTTTATATATGACATACTCTTGATGTGTACAACTTCAAGTATCCGCAGTGAAGTTAACTACCTGAAGAATGAAAGCCAGCGCAGTAGAGTAAACAAGCGACAAAAAGACTAATATTATGAAAGACTATGTAGATATGAATTAAAATCCCGAAACAAACCATCAGGAAAACGTTACAAATCCTTCAGTCAGTTATTCCCCGGTCGGGAAAACGAGTATAGTATGAGCAGGCTAATCCAGTACTTTGGCAAGCCTCATCCTGTGCAACGAAAGAACTAAATACTATAACCCAATGGCTCAATTGATTCAAAACCTCCTTACTCGTCCTATTTAACTTCTGTAACCATTACAATTCCAACGTAAGAACCAACTAAAGTTGCTCCTAAAATCATTAAAACTACCGGGAGTTGGATGGCCAGTTCCCGATTTGGAAATAGAGACATCAGAAAAGTGCCTTCATCTAAGAATGGTGATAGAAATAGCCATAAGGTGTAGTAGATAAACAGAACTGTGGTCACTATAAGCCACATACAGTTAACCAACTAGAATTTGCCTTAATCTTTTCCGAGTCCGAGACGGCTCTTGCACGTGATCTTTAAACATAGCAGTTTGCTGATTGTTGCTTTCTAAGCTACACTCCCTTCTCTTTTATCTTGAACCAGAGAGCGGAATCATCTACTTACCTTTGACCTAAATTAACATGTTGAGATCTTCTTTGCGTACATCTTTGccttcttccaaaaaattgGCATCGTCTCTGGTAACTACCAGAACTAAAGTGTCTCTTCCAGATTTGAGATGGGACTTCCATGAGCTGGAACCATTTATTAGTGGCAAAATCAATGAGTTACATTACACTAAACACCACCAAACCTATGTAAACGGTTATAATGCTGCAATTGAGCAATTGTCTGAGGCTAAGGAGACCAATAACACACCTAAGGTGATCGAGCTACAGCAGGCGCTCCGCTTCCATGGTGGAGGATATGTTAATCATAACCTCTTTTGGGACAATTTGGCTCCTCCAAAACAAGGAGGTGGAGAGCTTCCATCTGAGTCTTCTGATTTTTCTAAGAAAGTCATTGAAGAGTACGGTTCTTTCGATTCACTGATAAGCCTTACCAACTCTAAGTTGGCAGGTATTCAAGGTTCCGGTTGGGCCTTTATTGTAAAGAATAAGGAGAATGGCTCGGTTGAGGTTGTGCAGAGACCAAATCAGGATACTGTTTCCGGTAGTTTGGTCCCTTTGGTTGCTATTGATGCTTGGGAACATGCCTACTATCTACAGTACCAGAATGTCAAAGCTGATTATTTCAAGGCAATCTGGAATGTTATCAATTGGAAGGAAGCTGAAAAGCGCTTCGCCAAATAAGAAGTACAAGCGATTATTTTGAGCAAAATATTACTTTTTGTTGACTATCTATTAAATAAATCAGAGATTTGTTATATGCGCTTTGAACTAGACTACAATACCGCCCCAAATCCGAAGGTCACCTTGATTGAACGAATGTaatattcttcaaaattaCTCTGTACTGCATCTTCTTCTCCCACAGGAATTCCAGTAAAGTTGACTTCCATCTTAGTCTCAGTGCTGCCTTGATGGAAACTGATTTCAAGTTGAGCATAATGGCCTTTTTCCCATGTTGCCAGCCTCCATGACTGCacaatctttttgttggatTCGAGTTTCTCAATCTTTCCGCTGATGTTTCCACCAAATAGCTCAAATGACGATCCCTCTTTTGGTTCGATATTCGGAGGAGCCCTGGTCCAAGCTGCAACTCTTTCTTTATCCAAAAGAGTCATATACAGTTGATCAGCGCTAGTGTTGAACACGGGTTCCAGGTGTAGGGTACTAGTATTGTACTTAGGGACCCGAGAAGACGAATTGCTTCCATCAATAGAGACTGGGGTAGATTTTTTAAATATTTGGGTATtaactttctctttttgcAATTGATTGCTCTTAGTATACTGTGACTTGACTTGCTCAGCTGGCAATTGAATGTCAGAACCATGGACTTTGATGAGATCAActccaaattgaaataATTTTTCCCTTAGTTGAGGGATTAATTTGGATTTGGCTAAAGCTCGGATTTGTTCTTCTGTTTGATTATCAACGTCGGGATTACTGTGCACGCTCACGTCAAACTGGTAATCGTCACGTTCCGAATCATAAGCTACCTCTGGTATGGTAATTGAGCCCTTAATTGTTTTTGAGGTTGCAGCATTTGTGGAACCAATAAATTCCAATACTAGCTTGAGATCAAACAAGGAAATTACTTTTCCCTTGCGCTGGCATACTTCTACATCTCCTTCGACAGAAGTTAAGTCGCTGACGGCTACAGTAGCCGCTTCACCTGTTGATTCTAAACCCACTAAAGCCTCCTTGAAGTACTGTCTACTCCAATCAATACAATTCTTATCTACCCAATGCCAGTTGTTAGGATTATTGACGACCATCTTATgctctgaagaaaatgatacTACTGTTTCTGTGATgaaggaaacaaaaatgATAGAGGTTGAAGGCAAATCGGGAGCAGAGTAGGAAGACCTGGCTGGGATCGAATTCTTTCTAGAATATTCGCTGATTGGGGATATACTCCCTATCTTCAGTTCCGCTTTTTCTAAGCACCTTTTAATTTGAGAGTTTAACGCGGAGGCAGGTCAATGAAATAGTATATTGATCCCATATATCTCCTTGACTGAACAACTGTAATTTGTACCAGTTGGCTTGTGACGGACAACATAGAATGTTTATCGAACCCAAGATGGTTAAATGGTTGGGGCTTGCTGAAACATCGGAATCAAGCATTGGAAACGACACGCGAAAACTCGAGCCAGGTCTAATCTTACACAATGTCCCCTCCGCATATAGAGGGGTTCTACTTTGATGAGCATAGAAAGAAGTACTTTAAGATAACCAAAAATACAGATGGTATATCAGATAT
It encodes the following:
- a CDS encoding Protein kinase with similarity to mammalian phosphoinositide-dependent kinase 1 (PDK1): MSKKTAEDFEFGECIGLGSYSKVYKGVSVQSRKVFAIKVVSKNQILKENKIKYVNIEKNTLNKLGHHPGIVTLYYTFQDMDSLFFVIDYANNGELLSLISRLGSFSEILAGYYVTQLVDVVEFIHSKGVVHRDLKPENVLLNNEYKLMVTDFGAARVFDDKGENNSDPSSYQNDSPPPNESFPGSRQGSFVGTAEYVSPELLKYNHVGFECDLWALGCILYQLIVGRPPFKGKSDYLTFEKIIALDYSFPNYFIPQSIKDLISKLLVLDPKDRFTIEDVKSHEWFQNVQWDNKNSIWKKPTPKLEPYNPRIYSIRSTTSQMRLKQQQEQKLQQTESMIRSASTSLFPHSTQIAQRTSQKTLNKVLSQKIAEKNNELSLKHQTTLNALYNSPMRTPPKTAPRAESKALRKVASNSGSAMEWNFQNSPPIAHHNGDSGIPYLASSSSSSPIQPHCPKDGFGGYSSNWNKGPNISTARERRNSLQMVDNSKQMQTPPLSKGRSRTSPSATQKKAEVVRAPAQLRSSLVNPILLDNNIPKDIKAKLGLNESILKLDNIFKTELVYKRFEDVQLDDKTLNDIIEKNRTKLYNDAKNCVMVITSLARILLFEINCDFQLSTPQSSSMMQAFPFYKAFQEIKLTNKNVSIYDYDFDEQQRTGYLVSELSNINKLILIRTFEPELFPGNAGVRVGFSTHKEKSWIESLLKAKDLIRSGNKKKQESKKTSNGTKVVGKKAASNIIQGSKTSTTQKKPSPNNNVAESMKNLNIKSKQVPNSSTSSQLNVIIKQQNNQNKFAAAAAAASTKKSAVN
- a CDS encoding Mitochondrial superoxide dismutase, protects cells against oxygen toxicity; translation: MLRSSLRTSLPSSKKLASSLVTTRTKVSLPDLRWDFHELEPFISGKINELHYTKHHQTYVNGYNAAIEQLSEAKETNNTPKVIELQQALRFHGGGYVNHNLFWDNLAPPKQGGGELPSESSDFSKKVIEEYGSFDSLISLTNSKLAGIQGSGWAFIVKNKENGSVEVVQRPNQDTVSGSLVPLVAIDAWEHAYYLQYQNVKADYFKAIWNVINWKEAEKRFAK
- a CDS encoding Co-chaperone that binds to Hsp82p and activates its ATPase activity yields the protein MVVNNPNNWHWVDKNCIDWSRQYFKEALVGLESTGEAATVAVSDLTSVEGDVEVCQRKGKVISLFDLKLVLEFIGSTNAATSKTIKGSITIPEVAYDSERDDYQFDVSVHSNPDVDNQTEEQIRALAKSKLIPQLREKLFQFGVDLIKVHGSDIQLPAEQVKSQYTKSNQLQKEKVNTQIFKKSTPVSIDGSNSSSRVPKYNTSTLHLEPVFNTSADQLYMTLLDKERVAAWTRAPPNIEPKEGSSFELFGGNISGKIEKLESNKKIVQSWRLATWEKGHYAQLEISFHQGSTETKMEVNFTGIPVGEEDAVQSNFEEYYIRSIKVTFGFGAVL